In the genome of Nycticebus coucang isolate mNycCou1 chromosome 12, mNycCou1.pri, whole genome shotgun sequence, one region contains:
- the LOC128561296 gene encoding histone-lysine N-methyltransferase SETMAR-like produces MELGREHFRAMIFYDFKSGLNQTQSLERLHRAFGDLTPSRATIFRWFQEFRRGRTSLRDEERSGRPATAVTEENIAAVEKMVRKNSQVTIKDIEAALQIGSPAVSKILHNYLRVRKVLSRWVPHTLTDEQKRIRVKWCQEMLIRFDGGKSRRISDIITGDETWIYQFDPENKCQSTMWIFFPDENPPTKVKRPRSVGRKMVATFFSKSGHIATVPLEEQRTFTAQWYTTVCLPKVFRKLQEWRPTTGLRGTILHHDNVSAHTANVTIQFLESTEVELMTHPPYSPDLAPCDYFLLPIVKNRMRGRSFSSPEEAVCAYENELTALEENEWKECFKEWFTRMQKCIECHGDYFEKIQ; encoded by the coding sequence ATGGAGCTGGGAAGAGAGCACTTTCGTGCgatgattttctatgattttaaaagtggATTGAACCAGACTCAAAGCCTTGAGCGTTTACATCGAGCTTTCGGGGACCTTACTCCTTCCCGTGCAACAATTTTTCGGTggtttcaagaatttagaagaggcCGTACTTCACTGAGAGATGAGGAGAGGAGTGGGCGTCCGGCAACTGCAGTGACTGAGGAAAACATTGCTGCTGTGGAAAAAATGGTTCGCAAGAACAGTCAAGTGACAATTAAGGACATTGAGGCAGCACTACAGATTGGATCACCTGCAGTGTCCAAAATCCTGCACAATTATCTTCGAGTCAGGAAAGTTTTATCCCGTTGGGTGCCTCACActttgacagatgagcaaaagCGCATCCGTGTTAAATGGTGTCAAGAAATGCTGATCAGATTCGATGGAGGCAAGTCTAGACGCATTTCTGACATCATTACTGGTGATGAAACCTGGATATATCAATTTGATCCAGAGAATAAATGTCAGTCAacaatgtggattttttttcccgATGAAAATCCACCAACAAAAGTGAAGCGGCCCCGAAGTGTTGGAAGGAAAATGGTggcaactttcttctccaaaagcGGTCATATTGCAACTGTTCCTCTGGAGGAACAAAGGACTTTTACTGCTCAGTGGTACACAACAGTATGTCTACCAAAAGTTTTCAGGAAGCTTCAAGAATGGCGGCCAACGACAGGACTGCGGGGGACCattttgcatcatgacaatgtatCAGCCCACACAGCCAATGTCACCATTCAGTTTCTGGAGTCCACAGAAGTTGAACTTATGACTCATCCACCCTATAGTCCTGACCTGGCCCCGTGTGATTATTTTCTGTTACCTATAGTAAAAAATCGCATGCGGGGAAGAAGCTTCTCCAGCCCTGAAGAAGCTGTTTGTGCCTACGAAAATGAGCTTAcagcacttgaagaaaatgagtggaaGGAGTGTTTTAAAGAATGGTTTACAAGAATGCAAAAGTGCATAGAATGTCAtggtgattattttgagaaaatacagtaa